The genomic interval CAATCAGACGAACTCTGATACTGAATGACATGATTGGCTCTGTCCCAAtcgatatatatattttttaatttaaaaattgaatatatattattgtattattagAATTGATTGTTAAGTGGATAGTGTTGTAAAAGTATttttgtgtataaaaaaatataggtgAAGCAAATATAAGGCGTTAGATGGGAGCTGACACAGCTCTGTGGACAGAGCTCTGTGAACATTCATGGtaagaagagagagagaagaaatggaaatggaaataaaaaagttaaagaaggAAGAAGGTGAAGTTGAAGAGGGAAGAAATTTGAATGCATGTTGCATGGTTGTATGCCAGGTGGAGAATTAAATTTGAAGGTAGAAACGAGACGCAGTGGTTGAGGAAGCACGCTATTTATAGTATCTCTCTTCCCACAAACTCCAAAGTCATAATCCCCAACCTGTGACCTCTTTACTTCTCTCCAACCACTACCACCCTCCAAATTTATTCATCTATTCCCATACCTATCTCTCTTTTTCATAATTATCAACCAAATTTTTAATCATCTTTCAAActattctaaaatatttaggGTTTTAATTTTAGAGTTTGATGTTTCgtcattattttgtttttaaaagacaTTTTGAATAGTAGAAGAGAAAATAGTATATAAACTACCATTGACTTCGACTTTTTAATGATGTGATACTTACTATATTGACAATACCTGAACACCAATCAATTTTGTATTTAttcaacttttccttcaaaTTCAAAGTGTTTATTCTCCTAGTTGTTCTAATGTTTATAGGGTACGCTTATGATTATGATTAGGGTGATAATACATTGacaattcttattttttttatacaaccacATTATAACTTtgaatactattattttaatattttttatattattttattttaaacttaatttttattatatatatttattttaaaaattattacatcaagaattatatatatatattttttttttcttataattatattattttttaaaattacgaGTAAGATAtaacaaaatgaaatttaaactttgttttaaaaatgtttttttttttttacgtgGGAACAGTGGGAAAAAAGAGTGTAATATAGCAATTTAGACGAAACATGACACGAGACAAATACTGGTAGCACTACGATGTTAAATTGAAGTTAATGAAAGGTAGTTGAATCGTAACGAGAAAAAGAGATTAACGGCGTTAAGCTACCGTCCAACGCCCCCACCTATGCACATTAAATAGAGAGAGGAGCAGTCACAGCATTCAGAAACGCAAAAACAGAGGCAAAAACAGAGACAGAGACAGAGTGATGATGAAGCGGCAGAGCAGAggggaggtggtggtggtggcgaTGGTGGTGGCGATGGCATGGTGTGGGTGGATGACGGCGGCGGAAGGCGCGGATGATTTGTCGACGAAGTGCGCGGAGGTGGTTCAGAAGGTTATTCCGTGCTTGGATTTCGCGTCGGGGAAGGAAGCGGCGCCGAAGAAGGAGTGCTGCGACGCGACGGCGAGCATAAAGGAGAGCAACCCAGAGTGTCTGTGCTTCGTCATTCAGCAGACGCACAAGGGTAGCCCTCAGATAAAAAGCTTGGGCATTCAAGAGGACAAGTTGCTTCAGCTTCCTTCGCTCTGTAAAGTAAAAAACGCCACCATCACCGATTGTCCCAGTAAGCTCTCTCACCCATTCTCACTTCAAAACTTCACCTTTTCCTCTGCATCTCTCACTTCAATCAACACAAACAAACCCTCATTAACCATCTTTTTGTTCAAAATCCTAACTAACACATACAAAACATTACTAATACTTAGAAACCAAATTCTTGTAAGTccaataatcaataataatcatttcttaatatataactaggttttaaattaaaaaaaataaaaataaaaattcatttcataatatataaataaatataactagaTTTCAAAACTCCAATtcttataaactaaataaattgattttttttttttatattttatcttatagaattttcgtattttatcttataaatccactatttttttaataaattttaccttatgaaatgatttttttttaaattttaacttataaatcGATTTTTCTATTTTACCTTTATAAATCATTAGTTGATTTTATCCTTTCAGACTTCTTGACttcttgttaattttattttataaactaattttttattaattgattttatcTCATAAATCGATTTCTGATTGAtttaaatcttatttttataaacctatttttataaattttatcttataaattgATCGATTTTGATTCTTATATTGTGGATTTTACCTTATAACAAATTGATTCTTATATTCTTATAAGTAgtcaatttttaaaaagtttaagcTATATTTCTTAATAGGgttgatatttaaataaaaaaacaaaaacaatggtGATCTTCGATGTTAAGCTTCTATTTTTGTTGAGAAATTTTCCCTTTAGTTATCACTCTAGAAGCCCTTAGATCCTGGATTATATGTTAGGTAAGTTGTTTGTGTGTGAGAATTGAATTACCCTAAACTTTGATGACAAACTTGTCGTTTAGATGATTCTGTAGGGCATGTGAAACAAAATCCAAGTTTTATTAATTAGTGTGGACTTTTTTTTTGGTACGAGAACGCTGTGAAGGTGAAGTGCAATTTTTTGGTGTAGAAATTGTACTTTTTAGAAGGGTACATGGATAGTGATTGTACTATTAATTTATTACGTGTTTTTtacttaaattatattttctatcTATATTccatttagtttttatttagtaGTAgctttagttatatatatttttttttattttttttaattatactcTTACTTTCATTATGTACTATAACTTGTTTGGAGGTAACGAGAGAAAGGAATGTAATAGGTGAttt from Phaseolus vulgaris cultivar G19833 chromosome 1, P. vulgaris v2.0, whole genome shotgun sequence carries:
- the LOC137815259 gene encoding non-specific lipid transfer protein GPI-anchored 1-like, which gives rise to MMKRQSRGEVVVVAMVVAMAWCGWMTAAEGADDLSTKCAEVVQKVIPCLDFASGKEAAPKKECCDATASIKESNPECLCFVIQQTHKGSPQIKSLGIQEDKLLQLPSLCKVKNATITDCPKLLGLSPSSPDAAIFTNSSKVTPATSSTQSTTPQSQNASYGSAVVPSMLLMTLTIVVAAISPVFVSIYT